From the Ruania alkalisoli genome, one window contains:
- a CDS encoding carbohydrate ABC transporter permease — MTDATTKRPSRGPSDRAGQLRLINGAKPPNPLVRGFKGVILLACCALVVVPFWSVIATSLADPSQVLAEGGYVMWPKEPTLAAYEAIFRGGVVTRATLVSIFVTLVGSGLSVTVVALLAYSLSRPGTFGSSKILLLVLFTMLFNAGMIPNYLLIKELGLIDSYWALILPTLTNAFQIILMRGFFLEVPGEIIDAARIDGAGELRILTTIMLPLSKAVVAVIALFNAVTYWNAFFNAVLYINSTEKWPLQLVLRTYVVDGTAVQADVSGEMVPPQLSLQMAILVVSLVPICLVYPFLQKHFAQGVVIGAVKG; from the coding sequence GTGACCGACGCAACAACGAAACGCCCCTCTCGTGGGCCGAGTGACCGTGCGGGACAGCTGCGGCTGATCAACGGCGCGAAACCACCGAACCCCCTGGTGCGCGGGTTCAAGGGCGTCATTCTGCTCGCCTGCTGCGCCCTGGTGGTCGTACCGTTCTGGTCGGTGATCGCCACCTCCCTGGCCGATCCGTCGCAGGTGCTGGCCGAAGGTGGCTACGTGATGTGGCCCAAGGAGCCGACGCTCGCCGCCTACGAGGCAATCTTCCGCGGCGGTGTGGTCACGCGAGCCACCTTGGTCTCGATCTTCGTGACCCTGGTGGGATCAGGCCTGTCCGTGACCGTCGTGGCGCTACTGGCGTACTCGCTCTCCCGGCCTGGAACCTTCGGCAGCAGCAAGATCCTGCTGCTGGTGCTGTTCACCATGCTCTTCAACGCCGGCATGATCCCGAACTACCTGCTCATCAAGGAACTCGGGCTGATCGACTCCTACTGGGCGCTGATCCTGCCCACGCTCACGAACGCGTTCCAGATCATCCTGATGCGCGGCTTCTTCCTCGAGGTACCGGGCGAGATCATCGACGCCGCTCGCATCGACGGTGCCGGTGAGCTGCGGATCCTCACCACCATCATGCTGCCGCTGTCGAAGGCTGTCGTCGCGGTGATCGCGCTGTTCAACGCGGTGACGTACTGGAACGCGTTCTTCAACGCGGTGCTCTACATCAATTCGACGGAGAAATGGCCGCTGCAGCTGGTACTGAGAACCTACGTCGTGGACGGCACTGCCGTTCAGGCCGACGTCTCCGGCGAGATGGTGCCGCCGCAGCTCTCGCTCCAGATGGCGATCCTCGTGGTCTCGCTGGTACCGATCTGCCTCGTCTACCCCTTCCTGCAGAAGCACTTCGCCCAGGGCGTGGTGATCGGTGCCGTCAAGGGCTGA
- a CDS encoding ABC transporter permease, with amino-acid sequence MAVTTGGRGARSPRPEVSGSPDDAPPSGGATNTSRSPAPNRKTNWWARLKRDKFLLLLAVPGVFLVLLFQYVPLIGNIIAFKDYQPYLSIWESPWVGLENFDIIFTGDPAFINALINTLVISFVQIVLVFPIPIALALLLNSLLSEKIKRTVQSILYLPHFMSWVIVVAIFQHMLGDAGLYNTWAREHNIFEINLIGEPELFITLITSQVIWKDAGWGTIIFLAAISRVSIELYEAVAIDGGGRMRQLWHVTLPAIRGVIILLLILKLGDVLTVGFEQIYLQQAPVGREASEVLDTYVYNYGVIGGNWGASAAVGLVKGLVGALLVLGANKIAHLFGERGVYSKW; translated from the coding sequence ATGGCAGTAACCACCGGAGGTCGAGGTGCACGCTCGCCCCGGCCCGAGGTGAGCGGATCGCCCGACGACGCACCGCCGTCAGGAGGCGCGACGAACACGAGCCGCTCCCCCGCACCGAACCGGAAGACGAACTGGTGGGCACGGCTCAAACGGGACAAGTTCCTGCTCCTGCTCGCCGTTCCCGGAGTCTTCCTGGTGCTGCTGTTCCAGTACGTCCCGCTGATCGGCAACATCATCGCGTTCAAGGACTACCAGCCCTACCTGAGCATCTGGGAATCGCCGTGGGTGGGCCTGGAGAACTTCGACATCATCTTCACTGGCGACCCGGCATTCATCAACGCCCTGATCAACACGCTGGTGATCTCCTTCGTGCAGATCGTGCTGGTCTTCCCCATCCCGATCGCGCTCGCACTGCTCCTCAACTCGCTGCTGAGCGAGAAGATCAAGCGGACCGTGCAATCCATCCTGTACCTGCCGCACTTCATGTCCTGGGTGATCGTGGTCGCGATCTTCCAGCACATGCTGGGCGATGCCGGGCTCTACAACACCTGGGCCCGCGAGCACAACATCTTCGAGATCAACCTCATCGGCGAACCGGAGCTCTTCATCACGCTCATCACGTCACAGGTGATCTGGAAGGACGCCGGCTGGGGAACGATCATCTTCCTCGCGGCGATCTCCCGGGTGAGTATCGAGCTCTACGAGGCTGTGGCCATCGACGGCGGCGGTCGGATGCGACAGCTGTGGCACGTCACCCTCCCGGCGATCCGCGGCGTGATCATCCTGCTGCTCATCCTCAAGCTCGGCGACGTGCTCACGGTCGGCTTCGAGCAGATCTACCTGCAACAGGCGCCTGTGGGTCGTGAAGCCTCAGAAGTGCTCGACACCTACGTCTACAACTACGGCGTCATCGGCGGGAACTGGGGCGCCTCGGCCGCCGTCGGGCTGGTCAAGGGTCTCGTGGGCGCACTGCTCGTGCTCGGCGCGAACAAGATCGCGCACCTGTTCGGTGAAAGAGGGGTGTACTCCAAGTGGTGA
- a CDS encoding type IV toxin-antitoxin system AbiEi family antitoxin domain-containing protein yields the protein MTHAWNLGKDLITYAAAAELGLEKPLLRAHRDGRVERVSRGVYVPRSATARGSAGQQRAADYLRLVLAAARRLHSPVFTSWSAVALLGLPIVGRWPQDIYVLSRTAHGKRRRGLVSVARRSDAPVTTTCGLELTDVEFTLIQLARHAPLVSALVAANAACLTRQGDDGLTTPARLWAEHERLLPYRSHRRVQAVLDRVRDNAESPLETLSDLTIDELGFAAPRHQVRFSVSTGSAYLDFYWEEAGIGGEADGDTKYLMPGSDAGATVLEEKHREDELRAQLHGLVRWNWREAWLRTPLEAKLERAGVPRPRLPRQLR from the coding sequence ATGACACACGCCTGGAACCTCGGCAAGGACCTCATCACCTACGCTGCCGCCGCAGAGCTCGGGTTGGAGAAGCCGCTGCTGCGCGCACACCGGGACGGGCGAGTGGAGCGGGTGTCGCGAGGCGTCTACGTCCCACGCAGCGCCACGGCCCGGGGTTCGGCCGGCCAGCAGCGCGCCGCCGACTACCTCCGGCTCGTGCTGGCCGCCGCGCGACGGCTGCACTCGCCCGTGTTCACGAGCTGGTCTGCGGTCGCGCTGCTCGGGCTACCGATCGTGGGGCGCTGGCCGCAGGACATCTACGTGCTGTCACGGACCGCGCACGGCAAGCGGCGGCGTGGTCTGGTGAGCGTAGCCCGACGATCCGACGCCCCTGTGACGACGACGTGTGGCCTCGAGCTCACTGACGTAGAGTTCACGCTGATCCAGCTCGCCCGCCACGCTCCGCTCGTGAGCGCACTCGTGGCGGCGAACGCCGCATGCCTGACCCGCCAGGGCGACGACGGCCTGACCACACCGGCCCGACTATGGGCCGAGCACGAGCGGCTCCTCCCCTACCGCAGCCACCGCCGCGTGCAGGCGGTGCTCGACCGAGTCCGGGACAACGCGGAGTCCCCGCTGGAGACGCTCAGCGACCTCACCATCGACGAGCTGGGCTTCGCGGCCCCACGCCACCAGGTCCGCTTCAGCGTGTCGACCGGCTCGGCGTATCTGGACTTCTACTGGGAGGAAGCCGGTATCGGTGGCGAGGCCGACGGTGACACGAAGTACCTGATGCCGGGCTCCGATGCCGGGGCCACGGTGCTCGAGGAGAAGCACCGCGAGGACGAGCTGCGAGCGCAGCTGCATGGTCTGGTGCGGTGGAACTGGCGGGAGGCATGGCTACGGACCCCGCTGGAGGCGAAACTCGAGCGAGCGGGAGTTCCCCGCCCGCGCCTGCCTCGCCAACTCCGGTAG